A stretch of DNA from Butyricicoccus intestinisimiae:
GCGCTTCGTACTGTGTACCGTTGGATGCAATAGCCGCACAATAGTTGGCGAGCTGCAGCGGCGTAAACGCATTGTCGCCCTGTCCGATTGCCGTCTGAATGCTGTCTGCTCCGCTCCAATCGCGCAGCGACGAATCGTTTTTCTGTGCCTCTGCACGCTCGGTCGGACCGGCAGCTCTGCCCTTCTTTTCGCCGGACAGCTCCAGACCCGTGTATTCGCCAAGGCCAAACGCCTTTGCGTACTTTTCCAGATTTTCACCGCCGACCAGTCTGCCGGTCTCAAAGAAGAAGTAGTTGCAGGAATCTTCCAGTGCATCTGTGACATCTTCCCAGCCGTGTCCGTGACCGCTCTTATTATAGATCCAGCACTTCGGATGATAGCCCTTAAAATACGTATAGATACCCGTATCGTAAATGCGCGTGTCCGCAGTAATCTTTCCGGTTTCCAGACCGGCAACCGCCGTGACCGGCTTGAACGTCGAGCCGGGCGCATACGTGCCTGCAATCGAGCGGTTGAGCAGCGGTGTCAGCTTGTTTGCCGCCAGCTTTTCATAGTCCTTGTTAAATGTAGCCAGATCATAGGTCGGATAGTTCGCCAGTGCAAGAATTTCGCCGTTGCGAACGTCTACCACGGCAGCCGCGCCGCCCTTTGCGCCGCCAATGCTCTGGCAGCGCTGTGCCAGCGACTGCTCCGCAACCTTCTGCAAGTTGGCATCAATGGTCAAAATAACATTGTTGCCGGACTTTGCCTCCTTGGTTTCTTCCTCGCTCACAACGTTGCCGCGGGCATCGGTCTGAATGGCGCGCTCGCCGTCCGTGCCGCGCAGATATTCCTCAAACGCCTGCTCCGCGCCAGTCTTGCCGACCTGCGCGTTCATGGAGTAGCCATTGTCCTTGTACTTGTCCCAGTCCTCTGCAAAAATCGGGCCGGTGTATCCCAGAATGTTGGCTGCCACATCGCTCTTAATCTCGCGTTCTGCCGAAGTCTCTACTTCTACGCCGGCATATTTCTCCTGCTGCTCGCTGATGCGCACAACAAGATCCATCGAAATGTCGGTTGCCAGTGTAAACGGATTGTACATGGAGAACTGTTCCTGTTCCATCTGATAGCGAATGCCGACAATCTTGCGGGCGTCCGCATCGCTCAAACTGCTGTCCACTTCATACAGCGTGCGCAGATTGTCCACAACCGCATCCGCATCGAGATCTTCTTCCCATTTCTGCTTGGTACAAAACGTCTGCAGGCTCTTGTAATCCGAGGAATCCTCATCCTTTGTGAAGGCGAACGAACCGCGGCGGCCGTTGGAAATCGGCAGCGTATCATTGAGCTCTGCGTCATCCTCTGTGTCTATCAAATTGACCAGCTGCAAAATGCGGTCATTTTGTCCTTCTTTTTCCCAGAAAGCATAGGTAATACACAGCTTATACACGGTCTTATTGGATACCAGTGTCTCACCGTTTCTATCCAAAATATCGCCGCGCGATGCCGGAATGGTGTTTGTATACGTGTACAGCTGGCTCGCTTTGCTGGCGTATTCATCGCCATGAATGATTTGCAGAGAAAACAAATTCGCTGCAACAACCAAGCCGCACAGCAGTCCGCCCACTGTAACAACGGTCAGTCGGTTTAATAATTTTTTCTTATGACGGTCCATCGCTGTCTCCTTCCGTCAACTGCTCCACAGCAATCGCCGCGCGCTTGTTTTGTCCGCTCACCGCGCGAATGACGCGCAGGACAATCGGACTGAAAATCAGCGCAAGGATAATCTGAAGCACGGTTCTGGCGATGAGCAGCCACACACTGATGCTGTCAAACTGAAAGCTGAACAGATACCGGATTGCCGCCAGCGCAGCGATCATACCTGCCGTGCACAGCATCGCGCCGCCCAGCGCATGATTGCGAAACCGATGCATGCCAGTCTGTCCGCACGCAATGCCGCAAATCATGTAGTACAGCGGATATAAGCCTTCCACGCCGGTTCCCGCCACATCATACAGCAGACCGGCAAACAAGCCGCAGGCAAGCCCCGCGCCCGAGCCCATCACGATGCCGACCGCCGCAACAATAAGCGGCAGGATGTCTATATGCACACCGAAAATAGAGACCCGCACGCCCAAGCTGCTCTGCAAAACGTAAGCAAGCGTGAGCAGCAGGATGCAGCACACAACGCGCACCGCAAAATGCAGATTATGTTGTTTCATGCCGCGCCTCCTCAGTCTGCGTTGGTTGTTTCTGTCTCTGTGATAATATACACATTTGTCAGCTCGGACAGCTTAATCATCGGTGCAATCACGGCGTAGTTGGACATGCCGTCGCTCTCCGTCTTGATGCTCTCTACTGTTCCGATGGTCAATCCCTTCGGGAAATATCCACCCGTGCCGCTCGTCGTGACAGAATCACCGACAACAACATCGGCATCCTTGCTCAAATAGCTGACCTTGAGCTTTCCATCGCTCATCAGCTTATAATCGCCTGCTGCCACGCCGATTTCGCCGGTGCGGGTGACCAATGCGCCTGCCGACATGTTTTTATCAATAATCGTTGTCACCTGCGCCGTGTGATCGGACAGGTCACTGATGTATCCCACCATGCCCTGCGAGGTAACGACACAATCATGCTTTTCCAAACCATCCTTGCTTCCCGCATCAATGGTCAGCACGCTCGACCACTCATCCAGCGTGCGGCCGATCACCTGTGCCTGCTCATAGCTGAACGAGGTGTTTCGCTCCGACACGCCGAGCATGGATTTCAGCTCTTTGTTTTCCTTGACATCTGCCTGTGCAGATTCCAGCTGTTTCGTGAGATCTGTCACCTGCTTTTTGAGCGAATCGTTTTCCGCTTTCAGCGCATCATAGCCGTGGAACTTATTGTACGTGTCCGCCACGCCGACAGCCGCATGGGTAATGCCGCGCTCAGCCGGCAGCAGCACGCCGCCCAAGGTGCGCGAGATGATGCTGTCCTTTTTCGCCGCGCCGGTAAACACTGCCAGCACCAGACAAATAATGACGGCAATCACCGCAACGGGAAACCATCTGGTATGAACCATGGCTTTCCAATTTTTTCGCAACTTCGATCAACCTTTCTGTTTTTCCGTACCGGCATCGCAGCCGACCTGCCACAGCATCTCATGCAGCATGCAAATCGGCAGTCCCATGACGCCATAATAATCTCCGTCAATTCCCGTGACAAACAAGCCGCCCATGCCTTGAATGCCATACGCCCCTGCCTTGTCCATCGGCTCTCCGGTCGCGGTGTACGCCTCCGCTTCGCCGTCGCGCAGCGTGCGGAACGTCACATCCGTGACAGACACCTGTGTCAGCTCACGCTCCGGTGTCTTAACGCAAACCGCCGTCATAACCTGATGGGTTCTGCCGGACAGCGCCCGCAGCATGCGCACGGCATCCGCTTCATTTTCCGGCTTACCCAAAATCACATCATCACACACGACAATCGTATCCGATGCGATAATCAGTGCTTGGCAGTCGCTGTGCTGTGCCACTGCCTGCGCCTTGCGCTGCGCAAGACAGGCAACATTCTGTTTGGGCGTAAATCCCGGCGTCAGACTCTCATCCGCATGTGCCGGACACACCTGAAAATCAGAAAAAATACGGGCGAGCAATTCTTTTCTGCGCGGGGACTGGGAAGCGAGAATTACCGGTTGGAATCGAGATTCCATCATTCGGTCAGCCTCCTTATCGTCCGGTCGAGCCAAATCCGCCGCTGCCGCGCGCAGTTTCAGACAAATCGTCCGCCTCTACAGCGATAAACTGCGCCACCGGCAAAATACACAGCTGTGCAATGCGTTCATCCGGCTTAATGGTGTACGCCTTGTCGGACAGATTGACCAGACCGACGGAAATCTCTCCGCGATAGTCGCTGTCAATGACGCCGACGCTGTTGGACAACGTCAAACCGTGCTTGACCGCCAGACCGCTGCGCGCAAAGACAAACGCACCATACGATGCATCCGGCAGCTCAATTGCAAGACCGGTCGGCACAAGCGCCCGTCCCATCGGCGGAATGGTCACTTCTTCATCAATGTTGGCGTGCAGGTCTGCGCCTGCCGCGCCGCTGGTCGCATGCTTCGGAAGCTGTGCGAGCTTTCCCTTCGGGGACGGCATGCGGCGAAATCGTATTGTTATCATGGTTATTCTACTCCTCTGCGGTATAGTCCGCGGGTCATCGGCGCGCCGAAATCCGGCGTCTGTCCGTCTATCACACGGCGCGCAATCTCTGTCGCCTGCCGCGGGCTTTCATCGGAAAACAGCAGCCGCGCATAGGTCACGCCGGTCTGCCGGTATTCTTCCGGTTCCAAATACAGCGGCTGGGAATTATACAGCGTGTTGCGGCAATGTTCCTCTCGGAACACAGGGAACTTTGCGCCCATGCGGTCGGTCAGATAACAGACGCCCTTGGCACAGGCACCGCGGCCGTCTCTGCGGCAGCCGCCCTTTTTGCCTGCTATCATGCAATTTTCCGTAATCATGAGCGGCAGTCTGCCGCACACAATCAACTCGGTTTGCATCGGCTTGTGCATGTCGCGAATCTGCGGCAAACGCAGCTCATAGGACAAGGTCTGCCGCGCCACGCCAATCTGACGCAGCGTTTCCATCGCTTCTCCATTCCATGCATTGAGCCCAAAATCGCCGAATGCAGCCATGCCGCACGCCTGCACCAGCTTAGGCTGTGCGATATTTCCGCACAGCGCGGCGGTGCAGCCCATTCGTTTGCACTGCTCCAGCTGATGCACCACCTGTTTCTGTTCTCTGTCCCAAATAATGCGCGGCAGCACCGGAACCACGCTGCATCCGCGCGCAAGCAGCTCGCGCACACGCGCCTCGTTTTGTGCCATTTCCTGCACCGGAACATAAAACGTCTCAACAGGCAGCTGTGCCATGGCATCGGTCAGCTGTTTGAGCTGCCGCACCTGCACTATATACCCGCAAAAATCACCGCGGGATTCCGTCTGCAACGTCTGTCTCTTGTTTTCACGCAGCGGCGGCAGCGATGCGCGCTGCTGCGTCAGCTGTTCCAGTGCCTGCCGGCGCATATCATTGACGGCGCGCGCGGGTATGCGCAGACCGGAATCCAGCTGTACATCCAGCTCACGCACGGCAAACATGGTTCCGCCGGTTTTTTTCAGCGATTTTTCAATGTCCGCTGCAGTCGTCTCTTTGTGCTGTGCCGCTTCTGCGGCATCCGCTGTGACCGATGCCGTATGCATGCCGTCGGTCACCGTCAACTGCATATCCTGCTGCGTCTTTGCGGTGAAGGACAGCTGAATCGGCACCAGATCTGCCTCTTGTCCTTCTGCATACGAGTGTGCCGCCTCTTGATACAGCGGTTTCAGCTCTTTGTCGGGTGTCTCCGACCGCACGCCGAACATAGACGGACCAATGTTGTCATCCAAATAACCCTGTGTAAAGCCGTCGCGGGAAAATACTTTCGCCAGCGTCTGCATTTCTTCGCGCGTCGGTGCGCGGTTCTCGCGCAAAACAGCCGCATAAATGCGTGTGACAATGGCGACATATTCCGGCCGCTTCATGCGTCCCTCAATTTTGAGAGAGGATACGCCTGCATCGCAAAGCGCCCGCAGGCGCGGCAGCAAACACAGATCCTTCAAACTCATCGGATAGCTGTTTTTTCCGCCATACGGCAGCCGGCACGGCTGCGCGCACAAGCCGCGGTTGCCGCTGCGTCTGCCAATGACAGCGGACAGTTCACACTGTCCGGAATAGCACATGCACAGCGCACCGTGCACAAACACCTCGGTTTCCACGCCGGATTCCTGCGTGATGCGCTGAATTTCTTCCAACGGCAACTCGCGCGACAGCACCACGCGGGAAAATCCCAGCTCTTTTGCCTGCCGCGCGCCTTCCAGCGAATGAATGGTCAGCTGCGTTGATGCATGCAGCACGGCATCCGGAAACGTCTCCCGAATGCAGCGCGCCGCACCGAGATCCTGCACAATCAGCGCGTCCGCACCCGCATCGAGCAGCAGCCGCACATCGCGCAGCAGTGCCGGAATCTCTCGGTCGGATACCAGCGTGTTGACGGTGATATTGGTCTTTACACCGCGCAGACGGCAATACGCAATCGCTTCGCGCATTTGCTCCGGCGAAAAGTTTTTCGCACCGCGGCGGGCATTAAACGTGCCAAATCCCAGATAAACGGCGCCCGCTCCGTTTTGTACGGCAGCGCGCACCGCTTCCATCGAGCCTGCCGGAGCCAGCAGCTCCGGCAATTTTCTGTTCTGCATCACTTAAACAACCGCGCCAAGCGTGCACTTGCATCGCTGAGCTGGCGCTGGGTCAAATTCAGTTCTTTTTCCAGCTCATCGACACGCTGCTGGGTCTTTTCGCTGTCCGCGGTCTTTTCCCGCAGCGCAATCAATTCCTGACCAACGCGCTCTGCCTGCTCCAGATCATTGGTATGACGGGCGTCCGCTTCCACCAGCTGCTGTTCCAGCTCATGAATGCGGCGGCTGTGCGACTCTGCATCCTCGCTTGCGCTCTGCATACGCTGCTGGGTCTCGCTGAGCTTTTGCTCCAGCTCGGAAACGCGGCGGCTGTTCTTTTCCGCACCGCTGTTGCTGTCCTCTACCTGCTGCAGCGCTGCGCGCAGCTGGCTCTCCAGCTCGGATACACGCTTGCCGCTGGTCTCTGCCGCAGCATTTGCCTGCTGCATCTGCTTCTGTGTTTCGTCCAGCTTTTCTGCCAGCTGTGTCGCACGGCGGCTGTGGGTCTCTACATCGGTATTTGCCGCTGCAGCCTGCTGTTTGGTTTCATGCAGTGCGCGTTCCAGTTCCTCGACACGAGCCTGACAAGCATCCTTTTGCGCCGCTTCCTGCTGCAGGCTGTGTACAGACTGTTCCAGCTCTGCAATGCGCGCCTTGTACTCGTTGACTTCCGTCATCTCTTTGTCTTTTTCCTCCGCGGCCTGTTCCAGACTGCGAATTTCTTCCTGTGC
This window harbors:
- a CDS encoding penicillin-binding transpeptidase domain-containing protein; translated protein: MDRHKKKLLNRLTVVTVGGLLCGLVVAANLFSLQIIHGDEYASKASQLYTYTNTIPASRGDILDRNGETLVSNKTVYKLCITYAFWEKEGQNDRILQLVNLIDTEDDAELNDTLPISNGRRGSFAFTKDEDSSDYKSLQTFCTKQKWEEDLDADAVVDNLRTLYEVDSSLSDADARKIVGIRYQMEQEQFSMYNPFTLATDISMDLVVRISEQQEKYAGVEVETSAEREIKSDVAANILGYTGPIFAEDWDKYKDNGYSMNAQVGKTGAEQAFEEYLRGTDGERAIQTDARGNVVSEEETKEAKSGNNVILTIDANLQKVAEQSLAQRCQSIGGAKGGAAAVVDVRNGEILALANYPTYDLATFNKDYEKLAANKLTPLLNRSIAGTYAPGSTFKPVTAVAGLETGKITADTRIYDTGIYTYFKGYHPKCWIYNKSGHGHGWEDVTDALEDSCNYFFFETGRLVGGENLEKYAKAFGLGEYTGLELSGEKKGRAAGPTERAEAQKNDSSLRDWSGADSIQTAIGQGDNAFTPLQLANYCAAIASNGTQYEAHLLRSVKAYDYSDTIYTKEATVRNKIEAADSTWKLVQQGMAKVTGEDGTASSVFANYSIKVAGKSGTAQISGTKLDNGIFISYAPYKDPQIAVCVIIEGGDSGNNVAPVVRDIYDAYFYSDKNSTDGTSDGTTGTQDVGAYDVIA
- a CDS encoding rod shape-determining protein MreD; translation: MKQHNLHFAVRVVCCILLLTLAYVLQSSLGVRVSIFGVHIDILPLIVAAVGIVMGSGAGLACGLFAGLLYDVAGTGVEGLYPLYYMICGIACGQTGMHRFRNHALGGAMLCTAGMIAALAAIRYLFSFQFDSISVWLLIARTVLQIILALIFSPIVLRVIRAVSGQNKRAAIAVEQLTEGDSDGPS
- the mreC gene encoding rod shape-determining protein MreC; this translates as MVHTRWFPVAVIAVIICLVLAVFTGAAKKDSIISRTLGGVLLPAERGITHAAVGVADTYNKFHGYDALKAENDSLKKQVTDLTKQLESAQADVKENKELKSMLGVSERNTSFSYEQAQVIGRTLDEWSSVLTIDAGSKDGLEKHDCVVTSQGMVGYISDLSDHTAQVTTIIDKNMSAGALVTRTGEIGVAAGDYKLMSDGKLKVSYLSKDADVVVGDSVTTSGTGGYFPKGLTIGTVESIKTESDGMSNYAVIAPMIKLSELTNVYIITETETTNAD
- a CDS encoding Maf family protein — translated: MMESRFQPVILASQSPRRKELLARIFSDFQVCPAHADESLTPGFTPKQNVACLAQRKAQAVAQHSDCQALIIASDTIVVCDDVILGKPENEADAVRMLRALSGRTHQVMTAVCVKTPERELTQVSVTDVTFRTLRDGEAEAYTATGEPMDKAGAYGIQGMGGLFVTGIDGDYYGVMGLPICMLHEMLWQVGCDAGTEKQKG
- the dut gene encoding dUTP diphosphatase, coding for MITIRFRRMPSPKGKLAQLPKHATSGAAGADLHANIDEEVTIPPMGRALVPTGLAIELPDASYGAFVFARSGLAVKHGLTLSNSVGVIDSDYRGEISVGLVNLSDKAYTIKPDERIAQLCILPVAQFIAVEADDLSETARGSGGFGSTGR
- a CDS encoding U32 family peptidase; its protein translation is MQNRKLPELLAPAGSMEAVRAAVQNGAGAVYLGFGTFNARRGAKNFSPEQMREAIAYCRLRGVKTNITVNTLVSDREIPALLRDVRLLLDAGADALIVQDLGAARCIRETFPDAVLHASTQLTIHSLEGARQAKELGFSRVVLSRELPLEEIQRITQESGVETEVFVHGALCMCYSGQCELSAVIGRRSGNRGLCAQPCRLPYGGKNSYPMSLKDLCLLPRLRALCDAGVSSLKIEGRMKRPEYVAIVTRIYAAVLRENRAPTREEMQTLAKVFSRDGFTQGYLDDNIGPSMFGVRSETPDKELKPLYQEAAHSYAEGQEADLVPIQLSFTAKTQQDMQLTVTDGMHTASVTADAAEAAQHKETTAADIEKSLKKTGGTMFAVRELDVQLDSGLRIPARAVNDMRRQALEQLTQQRASLPPLRENKRQTLQTESRGDFCGYIVQVRQLKQLTDAMAQLPVETFYVPVQEMAQNEARVRELLARGCSVVPVLPRIIWDREQKQVVHQLEQCKRMGCTAALCGNIAQPKLVQACGMAAFGDFGLNAWNGEAMETLRQIGVARQTLSYELRLPQIRDMHKPMQTELIVCGRLPLMITENCMIAGKKGGCRRDGRGACAKGVCYLTDRMGAKFPVFREEHCRNTLYNSQPLYLEPEEYRQTGVTYARLLFSDESPRQATEIARRVIDGQTPDFGAPMTRGLYRRGVE
- a CDS encoding cell division protein ZapA; protein product: MKNRVEVVIAGNRFTMTGEQDEEYMTKIAALVDNRVCKIKESGASTLQAVLLTACDIADNYVQAVKGSENLRTQISKYLDENKNLSRDLADAQEEIRSLEQAAEEKDKEMTEVNEYKARIAELEQSVHSLQQEAAQKDACQARVEELERALHETKQQAAAANTDVETHSRRATQLAEKLDETQKQMQQANAAAETSGKRVSELESQLRAALQQVEDSNSGAEKNSRRVSELEQKLSETQQRMQSASEDAESHSRRIHELEQQLVEADARHTNDLEQAERVGQELIALREKTADSEKTQQRVDELEKELNLTQRQLSDASARLARLFK